Below is a genomic region from Actinomycetota bacterium.
ACCCCTCTTCAGCGATTCGGCGTGATCTCCAACCACTGACCAAATTCTCTCCCTCATCTGCTCCAATCCACCGGGTATCTCCTCCTCTTCCTCCTCTCTTTGAGCCACGAGGATAAGGGGCTTCAGTAATTTCTGTGGTGATACCCTTGAGGTTCGACATCGCTCCAGTTTAAATCGCATCTCGGTTGCCGTTTCGAATCTTGCCTCTGGGTCTTTTTCTAAAGCTTTTAGCACTACCACATCCAGTTTTCGAGGAACTTCGGGATTTATTCGGCTGGGAGGAACGGGATCTACATTAAGTACTTTAAAAATGGTAGCCCCGGAGGTTTCAGCGGCGAAGGGCGATACTCCAGTGAGCATTTGATAAAGGACCACACCAAGGGAGAAGATATCCGTTGCCTCATCCACATATTCTCCCTGAGCTTGCTCCGGCGACATATAAGCCAGGGTTCCTAAAATATCTCCCCTTCTGGTCATCGTGGAGGACTTGAGACGGGCGATGCCAAAATCCATGATTTTTACCCTTCCATCCTGGAGGAGCATGAGGTTTTCGGGCTTTATATCCCTGTGAATGATTCCATTGAGATGGGCACACTCCAACCCCAAGCAAATTTGGCTGGCAATGGTGATGCTTTGATCGCAAGATAATGGGGATTTTTTATTTAAGATTTCCGCGAGGGTGGCCCCTTCGATATATTCCATCACCAGGTAATAGTCATCTTCAAATTCCTCAAAATCGTAGAGGGTGACGATGTTTGGATGGTTGAGCAGAGCCACAGTGCGGGCTTCCCTTAGGGCACGGGGTGCGGTCTTGCGCGAGGCCGGGATTTTCTTGATGGCCACCACCCGATACATCCGGGTGTCATAGGCCTTATATACTTCGGAAAATCCACCTTTCCCTAGTCCCTTAAGTATCTGATACCTGTTGAGCAACAAGTCTTCATTCATTTTCTTTATTTTAACTCTTTGACTTCTATCCACAAGTCGAAATTGCAGGAATAAGCGAAGAATTATGGAAAATATTATCAGCGAGATGTACTAATGTTTACAAAGGAGGGGGAAAATAGTTCAATATATATGGGGAAGGTACAGGCCGCGGTGGTGAAATTGGCAAACACGTCAGCTTCAGGAGCTGATGCCCGAAAGGGCTTGGGAGTTCGAATCTCCCCCGCGGCACTCTAATATGCAAAACGAAAGCGCTGCTAGGCAGCGCAAATAATTACCAAAAGTAAAGGGGCTTAATTTGAGCATTACTTACTCCAAAAGGAAAAGATATCCCTACATTCGTCGCAGAAGAAAGTCGCGTCTAAGACTCCTTTTTCTTTTTCTCCTCATTTTAGCTCTGATTTACCTCTTGGGCATCATAAGCGGGGGTTTGGGAAAAGAAAGGGAGAAAACCCGCCTCAAAACCTACATTCTCGAGATCAATAAAATCGTGATTCAATCCAACACCGTAGCTAGGGAGTTCAATCGGGTGAAAGCCGATGCGCCCAAAATATCCCGTTCCGAACTCGGGGAAAAGTTAACCAGCCAGGCAACGAGGAGCAGATCCCTCGCGAAGAAATGCCGCAAAATTGAGGTTCCTTCCAAATTAAAGAAAGCCCATTCGTATCTCACGATATGTCTCGATCTCCGAGCTAAAGGTTTGGAGGATTATAAACCCGCTCTGTTCAACGCTCTTAAAGATATAGATCTGGAGGTATCAAGCGGGCAAGTGGCTTTGACATTGATGGACCTTCGATTAAGCGATAGGGCATATTCCCTGTTTCGAAAGGAAGCGGAGAGGGTTTTGAAGGACATGCACGTACCCGTCTCGGTGATCGATTCAAAATTCTTGAAGGAAAGCATGGCTTTTCAGAAGGAAAGTGTAATTGCTTATCTTCGGGAGTTGAAGGGGATTGAGGCTCTAGAGGAAATACACGGTGTGGGAATCATTGAACTCAAAATAGAGCCAAAGCAAACAAGCTTTTTGGCTTCGCGAAGACTGGCCATATTACCCAGGTCAAATCAGATATCGGCCACAGTGACCATAGAGAATCAGGGAAATCAGGTGGAGAAAAACATTCCTGTGGAGGCAATCCTAAAGTCAGAAACCGAGCCCCGGGAGTACAAATGGCGAGCTAAAATTTCCTCCATAGCTCCCGGCGAGAAGAAAACCGTCGTCTTCTCGGGACTCAAGCCCATTACCTTTAATGTCGTCCACCTTCTCACCATCAAGGTTGGTCCCGTCCCCAACGAGAAAAACACCGCAAACAACGTAAGGGAATTCAAATTCATGATGCGTTAAGTTTCGCCTCTCTTCTTCAATTCCTCTCTGGCTGCTTCCTTTGCCTTCTCATAGACCAATTTGAGGGGAACGTTGGATTCTCTAGCTATTCGTGCACAGTCTTCGTATTCGGGGGAGATGTTCACAATCCTTCTTCTAAACTTGCCTATTTTAATGGCAATGGGACCAAATTCCGTGTCAATCTCAAGAATTTCCCGGGTTAATTTCCTACGAGTCTCCCTCGAACATCGTATCCCAAGAGTGGTTGTCTCTTCGAATAGTATCTCCAGGATTTTTTCTTCAATCCTTAAGGGGAGGAGAACCGAGAGGGTGACTCCCGGGCGATTTCTCTTCATGTAAATTGGGGTTAACCACACATCCAGGGCACCAGCTTCAAATAACCTTTCCATGACATGGTGATAAACTTCAGGATTCATATCATCGATGTTTGCCCTGATGGTCTCGACCAAATCCATCTCCTCGCCTATACTCAGGGCTTCTCCCACTAGGATGCGGAGAACATTTGGTATTTTTAGATCCCTGGTTCCTGCCCCATAACCGATGGATGCTATCTTCAAGGGGGGCATTTCCCCAAACTCCTTGGCATAAGTTTTGATTATGGCCGCTCCCGTGGGGGTCACCAGCTCGGTGGCGATACCCGCGCTGTAGATGGGAATGTCCTTTAGTATTTCCAGGGTGGCCGGAGCGGGGATGGGAAGCACTCCGTGTTCCGTCTTCATCAATCCCATCCCCGTAGCTAAAGGGGAGGAGTAAATCTCCTTTATGCCCAAATGATGCAATCCAATCACCGTTCCCAAGATGTCTATGAGGGTGTCGTGGGCTCCAATCTCATGGAAGTGAACCTGATCTATGCTTTTGCGGTGGATTTTGGACTCGGCTTCAGCGAGCTTTAAGAATATTCGCTGGCTTTCTTCCTTTACATCTGGATGTAATTTGCTTTCTTGAATGATGCTTTTCACATTGGACCAGGTACGTATGATGCCCTTTTCCTCCGCTCGGACACATACCTTCGTGGCTGAGATGCCCAATTTTTCCACTTTTTCCGCCTTTATTTCATAATCTTTGAGCGGAAGCTTCTTGAGCTCGGTTAGGAGCACCTCGAAGGGAAGCCCGGCATCCAAGAGGGCACCCAAGACCATGTCTCCACTTATCCCCGAAAAGCAATCAAAATAAGCTATTTTCATTTAAGCACCTCTGTTTAGCCCCATCTTACCAGTATTTTCCTTAAGTTTACCACCACAGAAAAATTTTTGAAATTCTTTCTTTATCTCCACCAGCTTTATTTTCTATGGTAAAATGTTTTGGGATGATGCATATGAGAAAGGTTCATCGAGTTTTGGGAATATTGCTCACTCTCTTCTTTATTTTCCCCATCTTTGCTGGGTGCAAAGGCACCTTGGAGAAAGAGGGGGTGGGAGAGAAAGTAAAACCTCAGAAGCCAGACAAGAAATACTATAAGCTCAGTCCAAGGGATGAGCATGGGATAAGGGCCTGGGTGCCCAAAGAGCTTGAAAGCATCACCATCTGGAAAAAGAAAAAAAGCAAGGTTTTAAGACCAGGAGACAAACACTTCGATGAGCTGAGAGAAGCCTGTGAGGAAGTCTTCTTTTCCGTTGGTCCAACTATTGATAGACGCTATGGTCTTTCGAGTTACTACACCCAAGTTGGCGCAGAGGTTGTGGTTCTTGAATACAAGCGACCATTCTATGTAGAAAGAATAGGTGTTGACTGGGTTTCAGATGTTGGTGAAGAGCAGAACAAACCATTCTTTGTCCTCGGAGTCGGACCTTTTGAGGTACTTCATCTGGGGACACGTGGATTTGAGATTAATAAAGATCTCCTTGAAATCATGGATATCTCCAGAGAAGTTTGGGGAGAGCCAAGGCCAAATGAAAGATACTATAAGCTCGGCCCAAGGGATGAGCACGGAAATAGAGCCTGGGTGCCCAAAGAGCTTGTGAGCATCACCATCTGGAAAAAGAAAAAGGGCAAAGTTCTAACACCAGGAGATAAATACTTCGATGAACTGAGACAGGCTTGTGAGGAGGTTTTCTTCTCAGTTGGTGGACCTATTAAGAGAGGCTTTCCTTATTCGATTTACTACATCCGAGCCGGTTTTGAAGTTGTGGTTCTCGAATACAAGGAGCAATTCTATGTGGAAGGACCAGGTG
It encodes:
- the larC gene encoding nickel pincer cofactor biosynthesis protein LarC, producing MKIAYFDCFSGISGDMVLGALLDAGLPFEVLLTELKKLPLKDYEIKAEKVEKLGISATKVCVRAEEKGIIRTWSNVKSIIQESKLHPDVKEESQRIFLKLAEAESKIHRKSIDQVHFHEIGAHDTLIDILGTVIGLHHLGIKEIYSSPLATGMGLMKTEHGVLPIPAPATLEILKDIPIYSAGIATELVTPTGAAIIKTYAKEFGEMPPLKIASIGYGAGTRDLKIPNVLRILVGEALSIGEEMDLVETIRANIDDMNPEVYHHVMERLFEAGALDVWLTPIYMKRNRPGVTLSVLLPLRIEEKILEILFEETTTLGIRCSRETRRKLTREILEIDTEFGPIAIKIGKFRRRIVNISPEYEDCARIARESNVPLKLVYEKAKEAAREELKKRGET
- a CDS encoding serine/threonine-protein kinase, producing MLNRYQILKGLGKGGFSEVYKAYDTRMYRVVAIKKIPASRKTAPRALREARTVALLNHPNIVTLYDFEEFEDDYYLVMEYIEGATLAEILNKKSPLSCDQSITIASQICLGLECAHLNGIIHRDIKPENLMLLQDGRVKIMDFGIARLKSSTMTRRGDILGTLAYMSPEQAQGEYVDEATDIFSLGVVLYQMLTGVSPFAAETSGATIFKVLNVDPVPPSRINPEVPRKLDVVVLKALEKDPEARFETATEMRFKLERCRTSRVSPQKLLKPLILVAQREEEEEEIPGGLEQMRERIWSVVGDHAESLKRGIASTVLALSFWLAFQKFPFYPGSITLFLPFIILLFTFLTPSVGIASSFALLFPAIIKYSRSLGILFASFSLIYWLAFSHKKPLTSLVPLFIPIAAHLNLGIVYLFLVSLIFSPPLAACLSGLGCLGLEFYDLFTGQPVLRFTDIPNEYFLFKSLKGLDLTGVLKQLIAPFLRHPFLIYQVTLWSGIGFIMGAMTIKRRFSSSLLSILVGSALLVIGYTWIPTILNIPPVSYGGLMQRLSFSLIMLLILLPLIPFKHIPRKKIWKEGKERLERDFRIQEWE